One Citrus sinensis cultivar Valencia sweet orange chromosome 5, DVS_A1.0, whole genome shotgun sequence genomic window, TGGGAGGGGAAGAGGAGATTAAGGGGAGTGGTGGTAGCACGTGCACCGAAATTGCCTGCTGCATAAGGACGCGTGACTGTGAGAGTGGGAGGCCGTGGTGATGTTTGCCACGTGGGGGATCATCAGTCTTGACCCTTGAAGCTTGGACGATTGACGACAGCTTGTTTCTCTGCATCCTGTGTCTGGGGGAAGCAGTCTTTGTCACGTGACCTGATGCTTCCTCTGCACGTGCTCCactattattttgaaattttgatcttcttctttcatttccTGAGAACCCAGAGCCGTTGTAACCCATTTAAAATTTGGCGCTGAACTTGCTAAATCTGAGGCCCCATTGGCTAACTATTTGAAATCAACGCTTGGCGTAAGCCCTTGTTATTCTATGATTTTGCACATGGCTTGTTTCCTTGGGATCCCGCGTCTGATTTGCGTCAAAATATTCAAGAACATTACCACTGTTAATTTGTGGTTATGGCCTTATGGGGTTCAATCTCAACGCAAGAcgtaatgatgatgatgatgatgatataaTTAGGTAAAGATTATCATATATAATTCATAGCCACAGAAAGTTCACGAAAAGATaggacaaaaaataaaaaacgaaagaagaggaagcatgtaaaaatcaataattaattaacgtACCCTAACAAGATCACGAAAAGATAGGACGAAATTAATATGTCGAAAGATAAACAAGGGATACCGTCCGTCCCAAGATACATAAATAGGCAATCTTTCGGTTTCTATATAACTTCCACGATCCCAACTACAACAACTCTAACCTCCCCagcattaaattaattaatttacattcATATACCCCCACCCCACCTTCGGTAAATCTCATATTCTCATCAATCCATCTCGATCTCTCTCCTCTCACGAACAATGGCAATCCACACTTGCTCCTCAGTTTCTCTTCTCATAATGCTCTTCTCATTGGGTAACTTTCGAAAGCTATAATAAcccctcttctttttctttttctttttctttttagacatataaatttatatattctgATCAAAAGTTCATGATTATTAATGACAGACGGCTaactttttatatatatacttttcGAAAATGTGCAGGCATTGTGGCTACAACAGCTACAGTTTTCACTCTGGAGAACCACTGCAGTTACACAGTATGGCCGGGGACTCTATGCGGAAACGGCGTAGCCACGCTCGGGGACGGGGGTTTTGCGTTACCCACCGGTGCGTCAGTCCAGTTCCCCGTCCCAGCTACTTGGTCTGGCCGAATCTGGGGCCGAACGGGCTGCAACTTTGATGCCTCGGGCACCGGCAAATGCACAACCGGTGATTGCGGCGGCGTGTTGAAATGCACAGGCGGCGGAGCCCCACCTGTCAGCCTAGTAGAATTCACCATTGCCAACAACCCTAATGAAAAAGACTTTTATGACGTCAGTCTTGTTGACGGTTATAACATTGGCCTAGGTGTTAAGGCAGTTGGTGGTAAGGGGGATTGCCAGTACGCTGGTTGCGTTGCTGATCTTAACGGTAACTGTCCCGCTGAGCTGCAGGTCACGGATTCGGGCTCCGTTGTGGCTTGTAAGAGCGCGTGTGCGGCATTCAACACGCCGGAG contains:
- the LOC102620891 gene encoding pathogenesis-related thaumatin-like protein 3.5, translated to MAIHTCSSVSLLIMLFSLGIVATTATVFTLENHCSYTVWPGTLCGNGVATLGDGGFALPTGASVQFPVPATWSGRIWGRTGCNFDASGTGKCTTGDCGGVLKCTGGGAPPVSLVEFTIANNPNEKDFYDVSLVDGYNIGLGVKAVGGKGDCQYAGCVADLNGNCPAELQVTDSGSVVACKSACAAFNTPEFCCTGDHATPDTCSPTQYSQLFKHACPTAYSYAYDDASSTCTCSGSDYLITFCPS